A stretch of Porites lutea chromosome 5, jaPorLute2.1, whole genome shotgun sequence DNA encodes these proteins:
- the LOC140937244 gene encoding uncharacterized protein — protein sequence MTEIIPEQVVDLSNCTHLSPAGADEEHSDARLWDEREERERFHGGQTSGDECKKSGTEMDPEYDDHESSTTLRRSESPSESSHRTECSTDDPDVKPTHSYIALIAMAILSCPNKKMILGDIYQYISDNFPYYRNKDKSWRNSIRHNLSLNECFIKAGRSENGKGNYWAIHPANLEDFANGDFRRRRARRRVRRSNPFKFGIGSSQAPYYRGIGSFSSSFFPYRADDSGRLLPSLTYIRPAKKSFAIDSIVGSCDSSYFYSPISVRSYPSLSLQSNREYLGGSSRSLLLHSSPTLASCVAEVSSTSVPNYVSKSLETSAFSAYLGSKGVVQKPQSFRPETWQETLSKLQEQLRKASP from the coding sequence ATGACTGAGATTATACCCGAGCAAGTTGTTGATCTTTCAAACTGCACTCACCTCTCACCTGCCGGCGCCGATGAGGAGCACAGTGATGCAAGGCTCTGGGATGAGAGAGAAGAGCGTGAAAGATTTCACGGTGGACAAACTTCTGGCGACGAATGTAAAAAGAGTGGAACTGAAATGGATCCGGAGTATGATGACCATGAGTCATCAACAACGTTAAGGCGAAGCGAATCTCCGTCAGAGAGCTCCCACAGAACAGAATGCAGCACAGACGACCCTGATGTCAAACCAACGCACTCATACATCGCGCTGATTGCAATGGCAATTTTGAGCTGCCCCAACAAAAAGATGATTCTAGGTGATATCTACCAGTACATCTCAGATAACTTCCCATATTACAGGAACAAGGACAAGAGTTGGAGGAACAGTATTCGACACAACTTGTCTCTCAACGAGTGCTTCATCAAAGCGGGTCGCAGCGAAAACGGCAAAGGTAACTACTGGGCCATACATCCTGCGAATCTTGAAGACTTCGCAAACGGAGATTTTCGACGTAGAAGAGCACGGAGACGCGTTCGAAGAAGCAATCCTTTTAAGTTTGGCATCGGTTCCTCCCAGgctccgtattatagaggtataGGTTCGTTCTCTTCGTCTTTCTTTCCCTATCGAGCTGATGACTCAGGCAGGCTACTTCCAAGTTTAACGTATATCCGTCCAGCGAAAAAGAGCTTTGCTATTGACAGCATCGTGGGTTCCTGCGACTCTTCATACTTCTACAGCCCTATATCAGTAAGATCGTACCCTTCGTTGAGCCTACAAAGCAATCGAGAATACCTTGGAGGTTCCTCTCGCTCGCTTCTATTACACAGCTCTCCAACGCTCGCCTCTTGTGTTGCTGAAGTTTCCTCGACATCTGTACCAAATTATGTCAGCAAATCGTTGGAAACGTCCGCGTTTTCTGCTTATCTTGGCTCTAAGGGTGTTGTCCAAAAACCGCAGAGCTTTAGGCCAGAGACTTGGCAAGAAACACTGTCCAAGTTACAAGAGCAACTAAGGAAAGCATCTCCATGA
- the LOC140937898 gene encoding ankyrin repeat and SOCS box protein 16-like: MDEILDVISRDDGAQLEKMLYAVKSKNTSHLDLTTKDYEKLYVFASFSGALNCLLVLSKFGIDINLSASLQCALHDVAVTPLRVAVEYDKVDAVKWLCYQGANVNYREAVWSTKADDITSGMFVSSSCQVPCMTPLHFAQSPECVEILLEHGADMAAQDCMGKTPVSMATLDGRLDVLEALCSHTAPINLASSWGATPLMYAQYARRTRERVSATEILCRAGADVNLQDRNGRTALHMAKDVECVCLLLSYHADPAIETVFRKTPLITAAENDCWDICRLLYDAQATPSLGALGRETALFCSLSRDHHTWLLQCSRKVRDLAHLCRSVIRQQLKRQCKNVTQGSKLLPLPSALKNYISFVVTGEREDL; encoded by the exons ATGGACGAAATTTTAGATGTAATATCAAGAGATGATGGAGCACAACTTGAGAAAATGTTGTATGCGGTTAAATCAAAGAACACGAGTCATTTGGATTTGACGACAAAAGATTATGAAAAGTTGTATGTGTTTGCGTCCTTTTCAGGGGCACTAAATTGCTTGCTAGTCTTGTCAAAGTTCG GCATAGATATCAACCTCTCTGCTAGTCTTCAATGTGCGTTACATGACGTAGCTGTCACTCCCCTCAGAGTAGCTGTTGAATACGACAAAGTAGACGCAGTAAAATGGCTTTGTTACCAAGGAGCCAATGTCAATTACAGAGAGGCCGTGTGGAGTACCAAGGCTGATGACATCACTTCCGGTATGTTTGTTTCCAGTTCATGCCAAGTACCCTGTATGACACCTCTACATTTCGCACAATCACCGGAGTGTGTTGAAATTCTGCTTGAACATGGTGCCGACATGGCTGCCCAAGACTGCATGGGAAAGACAcctgtttccatggcaacactTGATGGCCGCCTCGATGTTTTGGAAGCCCTTTGCAGTCATACAGCTCCCATTAATTTAGCAAGCAGCTGGGGCGCCACGCCACTTATGTATGCTCAATACGCACGCAGGACACGAGAACGAGTTTCAGCAACTGAAATACTGTGTCGTGCGGGCGCTGATGTGAACTTACAAGACAGAAATGGACGCACAGCCCTGCACATGGCTAAAGATGTAGAGTGCGTCTGTTTGCTTCTGTCCTATCATGCTGATCCTGCTATTGAAACAGTATTTAGGAAGACACCGCTTATTACTGCTGCAGAGAACGACTGCTGGGACATCTGTCGATTGTTGTACGATGCACAGGCCACGCCCAGTCTAGGGGCTCTGGGCAGAGAAACCGCTCTGTTTTGTTCACTATCACGTGATCACCATACTTGGCTTCTACAGTGTTCCAGAAAAGTGCGTGATCTCGCGCATCTTTGTCGAAGCGTTATACGTCAGCAGCTTAAAAGACAATGCAAAAATGTTACACAAGGAAGCAAACTGTTGCCACTCCCTAGTGCACTGAAAAACTATATTTCATTTGTTGTAACAGGGGAGAGAGAAGACCTGTGA